A DNA window from Engystomops pustulosus chromosome 6, aEngPut4.maternal, whole genome shotgun sequence contains the following coding sequences:
- the PHF20 gene encoding PHD finger protein 20 isoform X1, which produces MTKHPPNRRGITFEVGAQLEARDRLKKWYAAHIEEIDYEEGKVLIHFKRWNHRYDEWFCWDSPYLRPLEKIQLRREGLVEDEPTVVFRVNEQVLACWSDCRFYPAKITSVNKDGTYTVKFFDGVIQTVKHIHVKAFSKDQADAARTKHRERASESTSPSDKHRGKFREQRKSSENTTIEKEKPQTTDKKTVQLDKDKKTLPSEKSKGPVVKNEKEDKENISENERDSSAETRPDERSGQNDSLKVPHENGERRRKRDRSSSLTSSDPGAQTLQPVTLELRRRKISIASETRSKRPRIEKRKNVSASSSVKTENVSDGEQPCVEEENEKDLKTLQLSPGRGQEDHSASDVKAESTPEKEPVLQNGPTLEQEVKTEDCTPVDNVQPEALEVNGSLPLEDAVEPAATEGSTVHSDIKTDENELPGPNEIQMITTLSAPMKRNPRSDNSAKYSREPLTNSLKKADDPAAKAVTLDLDANRFKCKVLDCSKSFRKAKLLHYHMKYFHGVEKAEQDQMPMTRHMQTRGSLAHEKNSQQTSKRRRTTSGSLHPPFQISLRSSPHDSVSEKRRHSSPGTNSSNIQRPTLKEKSKENQIQKSCRKPEKVTDNVKVKEKFRDLLSLKSKKKKKRTKSELSGGEENVDVSKELSPKKTNPIKLSTDGKVTCSNKTSDQMKRRDTARLSDEETLSDSCTESLLWSDDDEYNEEIDVTNADEDMEDDEAECEIVRCMCEVQEENDFMIQCEECLCWQHGVCMGLLEDTVPEKYTCYVCQDPPGQRVSLKYWYDKEWLNEGHMHGLSFLEENYSHQNAKKIVATHQLLGDVQRVIEVLHGLQLKMSILQSKEHPDLRFWGHPWKQHTLNDRCYIRRTVEENSCKEDSTNYRTFNGAVDKPSPIPSVEESYITSEHCYQKPRTYYPAVEQRLVVETRSSSLDGGVDRIRQNREDSIAERLGWELDRDLLKVESESKHNYCKVRECLSKRNPPQESTQTQPVDNGDATVSSQLQWQLNLLTHLESLQDEVTHRMDFIEKELDVLESFLDYTGELEPPEPLARLPQLKHRIKQLLMDLGKVEQIALCST; this is translated from the exons CTTTGAGGTTGGAGCACAACTGGAAGCACGGGATCGATTGAAGAAATG GTATGCAGCACACATTGAAGAAATAGACTATGAAGAAGGAAAAGTGTTGATCCATTTTAAGAGGTGGAATCACAGATACGATGAATGGTTTTGCTGGGACAGCCCTTACCTTCGTCCTTTAGAAAAGATCCAACTAAGGAGGGAAGGCTTGGTGGAAGATGAGCCCACTGTG gttTTTCGTGTAAATGAACAAGTACTGGCTTGTTGGTCCGATTGCCGATTTTATCCAGCAAAAATAACATCCGTCAACAAAGATG GCACTTACACTGTAAAGTTTTTTGATGGTGTTATTCAGACAGTTAAACATATTCACGTTAAAGCCTTTTCCAAAGATCAG GCCGATGCAGCTCGTACAAAGCACAGAGAGCGGGCTTCAGAAAGCACTTCACCTTCTGATAAACACAGAGGTAAATTCAGAGAACAGAGGAAAAGCTCAGAGAACACAACCATAGAGAAAGAGAAACCGCAAACCACAGATAAGAAAACCGTGCAGTTGGATAAAGATAAGAAAACTTTACCCAGTGAAAAGAGCAAAGGTCCCGTTGTGAAGAATGAGAAGGAGGACAAAGAAAATATATCCGAGAATGAAAGAGATTCTTCTGCAGAGACCCGCCCAGATGAGAGGAGCGGGCAAAACGACAGCTTGAAAGTACCACATGAAAATGGAGAGCGGAGGAGGAAACGTGATCGTTCATCCTCTCTAACGTCATCTG ATCCAGGTGCACAAACCCTTCAGCCAGTGACCTTAGAATTAAGGAGGAGGAAGATCTCCATAGCATCTGAAACCCGTAGCAAGCGCCCACGTATTGAAAAAA GAAAGAATGTTTCTGCCTCTTCATCTGTGAAGACTGAAAATGTGTCAGATGGAGAACAGCCTTGTGTGGAAGAAGAGAATGAAAAGGATCTGAAAACTCTGCAGCTGTCACCCGGCAGAGGTCAGGAGGACCACAGTGCCTCCGATGTCAAAGCAGAATCCACACCAGAGAAGGAACCAGTGCTTCAGAATGGTCCAACCTTGGAACAAGAAG TGAAAACAGAAGACTGTACACCTGTGGATAATGTGCAACCTGAAGCCCTTGAAGTGAATGGATCGCTGCCTTTAGAGGATGCAGTCGAGCCTGCTGCTACTGAGGGTTCAACTGTTCACTCGGACATCAAAACTGATGAGAATGAACTACCTGGACCAAATGAAATTCAGATGATCACTACACTATCGG CTCCTATGAAGCGGAATCCACGATCTGACAATTCTGCTAAATACAGCAGAGAACCTT TAACAAATTCTTTGAAGAAAGCAGATGATCCAGCTGCCAAAGCTGTGACCTTGGATCTGGACGCCAACAGGTTCAAATGCAAAGTTTTGGATTGCTCCAAATCCTTTCGCAAAGCCAAATTGCTGCATTATCATATGAAGTATTTCCATGGAGTTGAAAAGGCAGAGCAGGATCAGATGCCTATGACCAGGCATATGCAGACAAGAGGCTCTTTAGCTCATGAAAAGAACAGCCAGCAAACATCAAAAAGGAGGCGCACCACATCTGGTTCCCTGC ATCCCCCATTTCAGATTTCATTAAGGAGCTCACCTCATGATTCGGTTAGTGAGAAGAGACGGCATTCAAGTCCAGGCACAAACAGCTCGAACATCCAAAGACCTACCCTGAAAGAGAAGAGCAAGGAGAATCAAATACAGAAGTCTTGTCGCAAGCCAGAGAAGGTCACAGATAACG TTAAAGTCAAGGAAAAGTTTAGAGACCTTTTGAGCCTTAAatcaaagaagaaaaagaaaagaaccaAGTCAG AGCTATCTGGTGGTGAAGAAAATGTTGATGTTTCAAAAGAGCTGTCGCCCAAAAAAACCAACCCCATAAAGCTTAGTACAGATGGTAAAGTTACATGTTCTAATAAAACATCTGATCAAATGAAGCGCAGAGATACAGCCCGGTTAAGTG ATGAGGAAACGCTAAGTGATTCATGCACGGAAAGTTTGCTTTGGAGCGACGATGACGAATACAATGAAGAAATTGACGTCACAAATGCAGATGAAGATATGGAGGACGATGAAGCAGAGTGTGAAATTGTTCGCTGCATGTGTGAGGTGCAGGAGGAAAATGACTTCATGATTCAG TGTGAAGAGTGTTTGTGCTGGCAACATGGGGTTTGCATGGGCTTATTAGAAGACACTGTCCCTGAAAAATACACATGTTATGTGTGCCAGGATCCACCAG GGCAGCGCGTCAGTCTGAAGTACTGGTACGATAAAGAGTGGTTGAACGAAGGTCACATGCACGGCTTGTCGTTTCTGGAGGAAAACTACTCTCATCAAAATGCAAAGAAGATAGTAGCCACACACCAGCTCTTGGGAGATGTGCAGCGTGTGATTGAGGTTCTTCATGGACTGCAGCTGAAGATGAGTATATTGCA AAGCAAGGAACATCCGGATCTGCGGTTTTGGGGCCATCCATGGAAGCAACATACATTAAATGACAGATGTTACATCAGACGAACTGTGGAGGAGAATTCTTGTAAAGAGGATTCCACAAACTACAGGACTTTCAATGGTGCAGTGGACAAACCTTCCCCAATTCCTTCTGTGGAGGAATCTTATATCACCAGTGAACACTGTTACCAAAAACCTCGGACCTATTACCCTGCAGTAGAGCAGAGACTGGTTGTAGAAACTCGCAGTTCATCATtagatggtggagtggacagaaTACGGCAAAAcagggaagactccattgctgaaAGATTAGGCTGGGAACTGGACAGAGACTTGCTAAAGGTAGAAAGCGAATCAAAGCATAATTATTGTAAG GTAAGAGAGTGTTTATCGAAGAGGAATCCACCTCAGGAATCGACCCAAACCCAGCCCGTAGACAATGGGGACGCTACCGTCAGCTCACAACTACAGTGGCAACTTAACCTTCTAACACATCTGGAGTCCCTGCAGGATGAAGTTACTCATAGAATGGATTTTATAGAGAAAGAACTTGATG TTCTGGAAAGTTTTTTGGACTACACCGGTGAACTTGAGCCACCAGAACCACTTGCAAGGCTTCCACAGCTAAAGCATCGGATCAAACAGCTTCTAATGGACCTTGGCAAAGTAGAGCAAATAGCTCTCTGCTCAACATGA
- the PHF20 gene encoding PHD finger protein 20 isoform X2, which yields MTKHPPNRRGITFEVGAQLEARDRLKKWYAAHIEEIDYEEGKVLIHFKRWNHRYDEWFCWDSPYLRPLEKIQLRREGLVEDEPTVVFRVNEQVLACWSDCRFYPAKITSVNKDGTYTVKFFDGVIQTVKHIHVKAFSKDQADAARTKHRERASESTSPSDKHRGKFREQRKSSENTTIEKEKPQTTDKKTVQLDKDKKTLPSEKSKGPVVKNEKEDKENISENERDSSAETRPDERSGQNDSLKVPHENGERRRKRDRSSSLTSSDPGAQTLQPVTLELRRRKISIASETRSKRPRIEKRKNVSASSSVKTENVSDGEQPCVEEENEKDLKTLQLSPGRGQEDHSASDVKAESTPEKEPVLQNGPTLEQEVKTEDCTPVDNVQPEALEVNGSLPLEDAVEPAATEGSTVHSDIKTDENELPGPNEIQMITTLSVTNSLKKADDPAAKAVTLDLDANRFKCKVLDCSKSFRKAKLLHYHMKYFHGVEKAEQDQMPMTRHMQTRGSLAHEKNSQQTSKRRRTTSGSLHPPFQISLRSSPHDSVSEKRRHSSPGTNSSNIQRPTLKEKSKENQIQKSCRKPEKVTDNVKVKEKFRDLLSLKSKKKKKRTKSELSGGEENVDVSKELSPKKTNPIKLSTDGKVTCSNKTSDQMKRRDTARLSDEETLSDSCTESLLWSDDDEYNEEIDVTNADEDMEDDEAECEIVRCMCEVQEENDFMIQCEECLCWQHGVCMGLLEDTVPEKYTCYVCQDPPGQRVSLKYWYDKEWLNEGHMHGLSFLEENYSHQNAKKIVATHQLLGDVQRVIEVLHGLQLKMSILQSKEHPDLRFWGHPWKQHTLNDRCYIRRTVEENSCKEDSTNYRTFNGAVDKPSPIPSVEESYITSEHCYQKPRTYYPAVEQRLVVETRSSSLDGGVDRIRQNREDSIAERLGWELDRDLLKVESESKHNYCKVRECLSKRNPPQESTQTQPVDNGDATVSSQLQWQLNLLTHLESLQDEVTHRMDFIEKELDVLESFLDYTGELEPPEPLARLPQLKHRIKQLLMDLGKVEQIALCST from the exons CTTTGAGGTTGGAGCACAACTGGAAGCACGGGATCGATTGAAGAAATG GTATGCAGCACACATTGAAGAAATAGACTATGAAGAAGGAAAAGTGTTGATCCATTTTAAGAGGTGGAATCACAGATACGATGAATGGTTTTGCTGGGACAGCCCTTACCTTCGTCCTTTAGAAAAGATCCAACTAAGGAGGGAAGGCTTGGTGGAAGATGAGCCCACTGTG gttTTTCGTGTAAATGAACAAGTACTGGCTTGTTGGTCCGATTGCCGATTTTATCCAGCAAAAATAACATCCGTCAACAAAGATG GCACTTACACTGTAAAGTTTTTTGATGGTGTTATTCAGACAGTTAAACATATTCACGTTAAAGCCTTTTCCAAAGATCAG GCCGATGCAGCTCGTACAAAGCACAGAGAGCGGGCTTCAGAAAGCACTTCACCTTCTGATAAACACAGAGGTAAATTCAGAGAACAGAGGAAAAGCTCAGAGAACACAACCATAGAGAAAGAGAAACCGCAAACCACAGATAAGAAAACCGTGCAGTTGGATAAAGATAAGAAAACTTTACCCAGTGAAAAGAGCAAAGGTCCCGTTGTGAAGAATGAGAAGGAGGACAAAGAAAATATATCCGAGAATGAAAGAGATTCTTCTGCAGAGACCCGCCCAGATGAGAGGAGCGGGCAAAACGACAGCTTGAAAGTACCACATGAAAATGGAGAGCGGAGGAGGAAACGTGATCGTTCATCCTCTCTAACGTCATCTG ATCCAGGTGCACAAACCCTTCAGCCAGTGACCTTAGAATTAAGGAGGAGGAAGATCTCCATAGCATCTGAAACCCGTAGCAAGCGCCCACGTATTGAAAAAA GAAAGAATGTTTCTGCCTCTTCATCTGTGAAGACTGAAAATGTGTCAGATGGAGAACAGCCTTGTGTGGAAGAAGAGAATGAAAAGGATCTGAAAACTCTGCAGCTGTCACCCGGCAGAGGTCAGGAGGACCACAGTGCCTCCGATGTCAAAGCAGAATCCACACCAGAGAAGGAACCAGTGCTTCAGAATGGTCCAACCTTGGAACAAGAAG TGAAAACAGAAGACTGTACACCTGTGGATAATGTGCAACCTGAAGCCCTTGAAGTGAATGGATCGCTGCCTTTAGAGGATGCAGTCGAGCCTGCTGCTACTGAGGGTTCAACTGTTCACTCGGACATCAAAACTGATGAGAATGAACTACCTGGACCAAATGAAATTCAGATGATCACTACACTATCGG TAACAAATTCTTTGAAGAAAGCAGATGATCCAGCTGCCAAAGCTGTGACCTTGGATCTGGACGCCAACAGGTTCAAATGCAAAGTTTTGGATTGCTCCAAATCCTTTCGCAAAGCCAAATTGCTGCATTATCATATGAAGTATTTCCATGGAGTTGAAAAGGCAGAGCAGGATCAGATGCCTATGACCAGGCATATGCAGACAAGAGGCTCTTTAGCTCATGAAAAGAACAGCCAGCAAACATCAAAAAGGAGGCGCACCACATCTGGTTCCCTGC ATCCCCCATTTCAGATTTCATTAAGGAGCTCACCTCATGATTCGGTTAGTGAGAAGAGACGGCATTCAAGTCCAGGCACAAACAGCTCGAACATCCAAAGACCTACCCTGAAAGAGAAGAGCAAGGAGAATCAAATACAGAAGTCTTGTCGCAAGCCAGAGAAGGTCACAGATAACG TTAAAGTCAAGGAAAAGTTTAGAGACCTTTTGAGCCTTAAatcaaagaagaaaaagaaaagaaccaAGTCAG AGCTATCTGGTGGTGAAGAAAATGTTGATGTTTCAAAAGAGCTGTCGCCCAAAAAAACCAACCCCATAAAGCTTAGTACAGATGGTAAAGTTACATGTTCTAATAAAACATCTGATCAAATGAAGCGCAGAGATACAGCCCGGTTAAGTG ATGAGGAAACGCTAAGTGATTCATGCACGGAAAGTTTGCTTTGGAGCGACGATGACGAATACAATGAAGAAATTGACGTCACAAATGCAGATGAAGATATGGAGGACGATGAAGCAGAGTGTGAAATTGTTCGCTGCATGTGTGAGGTGCAGGAGGAAAATGACTTCATGATTCAG TGTGAAGAGTGTTTGTGCTGGCAACATGGGGTTTGCATGGGCTTATTAGAAGACACTGTCCCTGAAAAATACACATGTTATGTGTGCCAGGATCCACCAG GGCAGCGCGTCAGTCTGAAGTACTGGTACGATAAAGAGTGGTTGAACGAAGGTCACATGCACGGCTTGTCGTTTCTGGAGGAAAACTACTCTCATCAAAATGCAAAGAAGATAGTAGCCACACACCAGCTCTTGGGAGATGTGCAGCGTGTGATTGAGGTTCTTCATGGACTGCAGCTGAAGATGAGTATATTGCA AAGCAAGGAACATCCGGATCTGCGGTTTTGGGGCCATCCATGGAAGCAACATACATTAAATGACAGATGTTACATCAGACGAACTGTGGAGGAGAATTCTTGTAAAGAGGATTCCACAAACTACAGGACTTTCAATGGTGCAGTGGACAAACCTTCCCCAATTCCTTCTGTGGAGGAATCTTATATCACCAGTGAACACTGTTACCAAAAACCTCGGACCTATTACCCTGCAGTAGAGCAGAGACTGGTTGTAGAAACTCGCAGTTCATCATtagatggtggagtggacagaaTACGGCAAAAcagggaagactccattgctgaaAGATTAGGCTGGGAACTGGACAGAGACTTGCTAAAGGTAGAAAGCGAATCAAAGCATAATTATTGTAAG GTAAGAGAGTGTTTATCGAAGAGGAATCCACCTCAGGAATCGACCCAAACCCAGCCCGTAGACAATGGGGACGCTACCGTCAGCTCACAACTACAGTGGCAACTTAACCTTCTAACACATCTGGAGTCCCTGCAGGATGAAGTTACTCATAGAATGGATTTTATAGAGAAAGAACTTGATG TTCTGGAAAGTTTTTTGGACTACACCGGTGAACTTGAGCCACCAGAACCACTTGCAAGGCTTCCACAGCTAAAGCATCGGATCAAACAGCTTCTAATGGACCTTGGCAAAGTAGAGCAAATAGCTCTCTGCTCAACATGA
- the PHF20 gene encoding PHD finger protein 20 isoform X3, translating into MTKHPPNRRGITFEVGAQLEARDRLKKWYAAHIEEIDYEEGKVLIHFKRWNHRYDEWFCWDSPYLRPLEKIQLRREGLVEDEPTVVFRVNEQVLACWSDCRFYPAKITSVNKDGTYTVKFFDGVIQTVKHIHVKAFSKDQADAARTKHRERASESTSPSDKHRGKFREQRKSSENTTIEKEKPQTTDKKTVQLDKDKKTLPSEKSKGPVVKNEKEDKENISENERDSSAETRPDERSGQNDSLKVPHENGERRRKRDRSSSLTSSDPGAQTLQPVTLELRRRKISIASETRSKRPRIEKRKNVSASSSVKTENVSDGEQPCVEEENEKDLKTLQLSPGRGQEDHSASDVKAESTPEKEPVLQNGPTLEQEVKTEDCTPVDNVQPEALEVNGSLPLEDAVEPAATEGSTVHSDIKTDENELPGPNEIQMITTLSDPPFQISLRSSPHDSVSEKRRHSSPGTNSSNIQRPTLKEKSKENQIQKSCRKPEKVTDNVKVKEKFRDLLSLKSKKKKKRTKSELSGGEENVDVSKELSPKKTNPIKLSTDGKVTCSNKTSDQMKRRDTARLSDEETLSDSCTESLLWSDDDEYNEEIDVTNADEDMEDDEAECEIVRCMCEVQEENDFMIQCEECLCWQHGVCMGLLEDTVPEKYTCYVCQDPPGQRVSLKYWYDKEWLNEGHMHGLSFLEENYSHQNAKKIVATHQLLGDVQRVIEVLHGLQLKMSILQSKEHPDLRFWGHPWKQHTLNDRCYIRRTVEENSCKEDSTNYRTFNGAVDKPSPIPSVEESYITSEHCYQKPRTYYPAVEQRLVVETRSSSLDGGVDRIRQNREDSIAERLGWELDRDLLKVESESKHNYCKVRECLSKRNPPQESTQTQPVDNGDATVSSQLQWQLNLLTHLESLQDEVTHRMDFIEKELDVLESFLDYTGELEPPEPLARLPQLKHRIKQLLMDLGKVEQIALCST; encoded by the exons CTTTGAGGTTGGAGCACAACTGGAAGCACGGGATCGATTGAAGAAATG GTATGCAGCACACATTGAAGAAATAGACTATGAAGAAGGAAAAGTGTTGATCCATTTTAAGAGGTGGAATCACAGATACGATGAATGGTTTTGCTGGGACAGCCCTTACCTTCGTCCTTTAGAAAAGATCCAACTAAGGAGGGAAGGCTTGGTGGAAGATGAGCCCACTGTG gttTTTCGTGTAAATGAACAAGTACTGGCTTGTTGGTCCGATTGCCGATTTTATCCAGCAAAAATAACATCCGTCAACAAAGATG GCACTTACACTGTAAAGTTTTTTGATGGTGTTATTCAGACAGTTAAACATATTCACGTTAAAGCCTTTTCCAAAGATCAG GCCGATGCAGCTCGTACAAAGCACAGAGAGCGGGCTTCAGAAAGCACTTCACCTTCTGATAAACACAGAGGTAAATTCAGAGAACAGAGGAAAAGCTCAGAGAACACAACCATAGAGAAAGAGAAACCGCAAACCACAGATAAGAAAACCGTGCAGTTGGATAAAGATAAGAAAACTTTACCCAGTGAAAAGAGCAAAGGTCCCGTTGTGAAGAATGAGAAGGAGGACAAAGAAAATATATCCGAGAATGAAAGAGATTCTTCTGCAGAGACCCGCCCAGATGAGAGGAGCGGGCAAAACGACAGCTTGAAAGTACCACATGAAAATGGAGAGCGGAGGAGGAAACGTGATCGTTCATCCTCTCTAACGTCATCTG ATCCAGGTGCACAAACCCTTCAGCCAGTGACCTTAGAATTAAGGAGGAGGAAGATCTCCATAGCATCTGAAACCCGTAGCAAGCGCCCACGTATTGAAAAAA GAAAGAATGTTTCTGCCTCTTCATCTGTGAAGACTGAAAATGTGTCAGATGGAGAACAGCCTTGTGTGGAAGAAGAGAATGAAAAGGATCTGAAAACTCTGCAGCTGTCACCCGGCAGAGGTCAGGAGGACCACAGTGCCTCCGATGTCAAAGCAGAATCCACACCAGAGAAGGAACCAGTGCTTCAGAATGGTCCAACCTTGGAACAAGAAG TGAAAACAGAAGACTGTACACCTGTGGATAATGTGCAACCTGAAGCCCTTGAAGTGAATGGATCGCTGCCTTTAGAGGATGCAGTCGAGCCTGCTGCTACTGAGGGTTCAACTGTTCACTCGGACATCAAAACTGATGAGAATGAACTACCTGGACCAAATGAAATTCAGATGATCACTACACTATCGG ATCCCCCATTTCAGATTTCATTAAGGAGCTCACCTCATGATTCGGTTAGTGAGAAGAGACGGCATTCAAGTCCAGGCACAAACAGCTCGAACATCCAAAGACCTACCCTGAAAGAGAAGAGCAAGGAGAATCAAATACAGAAGTCTTGTCGCAAGCCAGAGAAGGTCACAGATAACG TTAAAGTCAAGGAAAAGTTTAGAGACCTTTTGAGCCTTAAatcaaagaagaaaaagaaaagaaccaAGTCAG AGCTATCTGGTGGTGAAGAAAATGTTGATGTTTCAAAAGAGCTGTCGCCCAAAAAAACCAACCCCATAAAGCTTAGTACAGATGGTAAAGTTACATGTTCTAATAAAACATCTGATCAAATGAAGCGCAGAGATACAGCCCGGTTAAGTG ATGAGGAAACGCTAAGTGATTCATGCACGGAAAGTTTGCTTTGGAGCGACGATGACGAATACAATGAAGAAATTGACGTCACAAATGCAGATGAAGATATGGAGGACGATGAAGCAGAGTGTGAAATTGTTCGCTGCATGTGTGAGGTGCAGGAGGAAAATGACTTCATGATTCAG TGTGAAGAGTGTTTGTGCTGGCAACATGGGGTTTGCATGGGCTTATTAGAAGACACTGTCCCTGAAAAATACACATGTTATGTGTGCCAGGATCCACCAG GGCAGCGCGTCAGTCTGAAGTACTGGTACGATAAAGAGTGGTTGAACGAAGGTCACATGCACGGCTTGTCGTTTCTGGAGGAAAACTACTCTCATCAAAATGCAAAGAAGATAGTAGCCACACACCAGCTCTTGGGAGATGTGCAGCGTGTGATTGAGGTTCTTCATGGACTGCAGCTGAAGATGAGTATATTGCA AAGCAAGGAACATCCGGATCTGCGGTTTTGGGGCCATCCATGGAAGCAACATACATTAAATGACAGATGTTACATCAGACGAACTGTGGAGGAGAATTCTTGTAAAGAGGATTCCACAAACTACAGGACTTTCAATGGTGCAGTGGACAAACCTTCCCCAATTCCTTCTGTGGAGGAATCTTATATCACCAGTGAACACTGTTACCAAAAACCTCGGACCTATTACCCTGCAGTAGAGCAGAGACTGGTTGTAGAAACTCGCAGTTCATCATtagatggtggagtggacagaaTACGGCAAAAcagggaagactccattgctgaaAGATTAGGCTGGGAACTGGACAGAGACTTGCTAAAGGTAGAAAGCGAATCAAAGCATAATTATTGTAAG GTAAGAGAGTGTTTATCGAAGAGGAATCCACCTCAGGAATCGACCCAAACCCAGCCCGTAGACAATGGGGACGCTACCGTCAGCTCACAACTACAGTGGCAACTTAACCTTCTAACACATCTGGAGTCCCTGCAGGATGAAGTTACTCATAGAATGGATTTTATAGAGAAAGAACTTGATG TTCTGGAAAGTTTTTTGGACTACACCGGTGAACTTGAGCCACCAGAACCACTTGCAAGGCTTCCACAGCTAAAGCATCGGATCAAACAGCTTCTAATGGACCTTGGCAAAGTAGAGCAAATAGCTCTCTGCTCAACATGA